In Anas acuta chromosome 5, bAnaAcu1.1, whole genome shotgun sequence, a single window of DNA contains:
- the EIF2B2 gene encoding translation initiation factor eIF2B subunit beta, whose amino-acid sequence MPGAAELREQMEAFVARLRGGGGGRPRSEDTARQTLALLRKIIAHGHWGSAGELMELIRAEGRRMAAAQPSETTVGNMVRRVLKVIREEYGRLRGRSEESDQQESLHKLLTSGGLNEDFNTSYPTLKANVIEAINELLIELEGTTDNIAMQALEHIHSNEVIMTIGYSRTVEAFLKEAARKRKFQVIVAECAPFCQGHEMAVRLSKENIETTVMSDAAIFAVMSRVNKVIIGTKTILANGALIAVSGTHTLALAAKHHSTPLIVCAPMFKLSPQFPNEEDSFHKFVSPQEVLPFTEGEILAKINVHCPVFDYVPPELITLFISNIGGNAPSYIYRLMSELYHPDDYEL is encoded by the exons ATGCCGGGCGCGGCGGAGCTGCGGGAGCAGATGGAGGCCTTCGTGGCGCggctgcggggcggcggcggggggcggccgcgcTCCGAGGACACGGCGAGGCAGACGCTGGCGCTGCTGCGGAAAATCATCGCGCACGGCCACTGGGGCTCGGCCG GGGAGCTGATGGAGCTGATCCGGGCGGAGGGCCGCAGGATGGCAGCGGCGCAGCCGTCCGAGACCACCGTGGGCAACATGGTGCGGAGAGTGCTGAAGGTCATCCGCGAGGAGTACGGCAG GCTTCGTGGGCGCAGCGAGGAAAGCGACCAGCAGGAATCCCTGCACAAGCTTCtgacttctggagggctgaaTGAGGATTTCAATACCTCCTACCCTACCCTCAAAGCTAACGTTATTGAAGCTATCAACGAACTGCTAATAGAGCTAG AGGGCACCACTGATAACATCGCAATGCAGGCACTGGAGCACATCCACTCCAACGAGGTGATCATGACCATTGGCTACTCTCGCACTGTTGAGGCCTTCCTGAAGGAGGCTGCCCGCAAGAGGAAATTCCAGGTCATCGTGGCCGAGTGCGCGCCGTTCTGCCAG GGGCACGAAATGGCAGTCCGGCTGTCCAAAGAGAACATCGAGACTACTGTCATGAGCGACGCAGCTATCTTTGCTGTCATGTCTCGAGTCAACAAG GTCATCATTGGTACGAAGACGATCCTGGCCAACGGGGCGCTGATCGCCGTGAGCGGCACTCACACCCTGGCGCTGGCAGCGAAGCACCACTCCACCCCGCTCATCGTGTGCGCCCCCATGTTCAAGCTCTCGCCGCAG TTTCCTAATGAAGAAGACTCATTCCACAAGTTTGTGTCGCCACAGGAAGTGCTGCCATTCACAGAAG GGGAGATCCTGGCCAAGATCAACGTGCACTGCCCAGTGTTTGACTACGTTCCACCAGAGCTCATTACTCTCTTCATTTCTAACATTGGGGGTAACGCGCCTTCCTATATCTACCGCCTCATGAGTGAACTTTACCACCCAGATGACTACGAACTCTAA
- the PGF gene encoding placenta growth factor isoform X3 — protein sequence MRLLGAFLRLLLAGALGAPAPEARGAASAEAHVVSFKEIWNRSFCRPLEQLVDVIAEFPDEVEYIFRPSCVALQRCGGCCGDEGLRCVPVETSTVTMQLLKIKPNGEAPYVEMSFTEHKKCECRPRQDPVRPGSLSCAAFLLKEETQGPRCGMPRR from the exons ATGCGGCTGCTCGGAGCCTtcctgcggctgctgctggccgggGCGCTGGGGGCCCCG GCCCCGGAGGCGCGGGGGGCAGCCAGCGCCGAGGCGCACG TCGTGAGCTTTAAGGAGATCTGGAATCGCAGCTTCTGCCGGCCGCTGGAGCAGCTGGTGGACGTCATTGCCGAGTTCCCCGACGAGGTGGAGTACATCTTCAGACCCTCCTGCGTCGCCCTGCAGCGCTgcgggggctgctgcggggATGAGGGGCTCCGCTGTGTCCCCGTGGAGACCAGCACGGTCACCATGCAG CTCCTGAAGATAAAGCCCAACGGGGAGGCACCCTACGTGGAGATGTCGTTCACCGAGCACAAGAAGTGTGAGTGCAG GCCGCGGCAGGACCCGGTGAGGCCGGGGAG TCTCTCttgtgctgctttccttttgaaGGAGGAGACCCAAGGGCCGAG ATGCGGCATGCCACGCAGGTAG
- the PGF gene encoding placenta growth factor isoform X4, translating to MRLLGAFLRLLLAGALGAPAPEARGAASAEAHVVSFKEIWNRSFCRPLEQLVDVIAEFPDEVEYIFRPSCVALQRCGGCCGDEGLRCVPVETSTVTMQLLKIKPNGEAPYVEMSFTEHKKCECRPRQDPVRPGSLSCAAFLLKEETQGPR from the exons ATGCGGCTGCTCGGAGCCTtcctgcggctgctgctggccgggGCGCTGGGGGCCCCG GCCCCGGAGGCGCGGGGGGCAGCCAGCGCCGAGGCGCACG TCGTGAGCTTTAAGGAGATCTGGAATCGCAGCTTCTGCCGGCCGCTGGAGCAGCTGGTGGACGTCATTGCCGAGTTCCCCGACGAGGTGGAGTACATCTTCAGACCCTCCTGCGTCGCCCTGCAGCGCTgcgggggctgctgcggggATGAGGGGCTCCGCTGTGTCCCCGTGGAGACCAGCACGGTCACCATGCAG CTCCTGAAGATAAAGCCCAACGGGGAGGCACCCTACGTGGAGATGTCGTTCACCGAGCACAAGAAGTGTGAGTGCAG GCCGCGGCAGGACCCGGTGAGGCCGGGGAG TCTCTCttgtgctgctttccttttgaaGGAGGAGACCCAAGGGCCGAGgtaa
- the PGF gene encoding placenta growth factor isoform X2, with amino-acid sequence MRLLGAFLRLLLAGALGAPAPEARGAASAEAHVVSFKEIWNRSFCRPLEQLVDVIAEFPDEVEYIFRPSCVALQRCGGCCGDEGLRCVPVETSTVTMQLLKIKPNGEAPYVEMSFTEHKKCECRPRQDPVRPGRRRPKGRDAACHAGSLRSAPGLAPASGA; translated from the exons ATGCGGCTGCTCGGAGCCTtcctgcggctgctgctggccgggGCGCTGGGGGCCCCG GCCCCGGAGGCGCGGGGGGCAGCCAGCGCCGAGGCGCACG TCGTGAGCTTTAAGGAGATCTGGAATCGCAGCTTCTGCCGGCCGCTGGAGCAGCTGGTGGACGTCATTGCCGAGTTCCCCGACGAGGTGGAGTACATCTTCAGACCCTCCTGCGTCGCCCTGCAGCGCTgcgggggctgctgcggggATGAGGGGCTCCGCTGTGTCCCCGTGGAGACCAGCACGGTCACCATGCAG CTCCTGAAGATAAAGCCCAACGGGGAGGCACCCTACGTGGAGATGTCGTTCACCGAGCACAAGAAGTGTGAGTGCAG GCCGCGGCAGGACCCGGTGAGGCCGGGGAG GAGGAGACCCAAGGGCCGAG ATGCGGCATGCCACGCAGGTAGCCTCCGCTCTGCCCCCGGCCTCGCTCCTGCCTCCGGGGCCTGA
- the PGF gene encoding placenta growth factor isoform X1, with the protein MRLLGAFLRLLLAGALGAPAPEARGAASAEAHVVSFKEIWNRSFCRPLEQLVDVIAEFPDEVEYIFRPSCVALQRCGGCCGDEGLRCVPVETSTVTMQLLKIKPNGEAPYVEMSFTEHKKCECRPRQDPVRPGRRRPKGRGKRRGEKKRRKDCELCGMPRR; encoded by the exons ATGCGGCTGCTCGGAGCCTtcctgcggctgctgctggccgggGCGCTGGGGGCCCCG GCCCCGGAGGCGCGGGGGGCAGCCAGCGCCGAGGCGCACG TCGTGAGCTTTAAGGAGATCTGGAATCGCAGCTTCTGCCGGCCGCTGGAGCAGCTGGTGGACGTCATTGCCGAGTTCCCCGACGAGGTGGAGTACATCTTCAGACCCTCCTGCGTCGCCCTGCAGCGCTgcgggggctgctgcggggATGAGGGGCTCCGCTGTGTCCCCGTGGAGACCAGCACGGTCACCATGCAG CTCCTGAAGATAAAGCCCAACGGGGAGGCACCCTACGTGGAGATGTCGTTCACCGAGCACAAGAAGTGTGAGTGCAG GCCGCGGCAGGACCCGGTGAGGCCGGGGAG GAGGAGACCCAAGGGCCGAGgtaagagaagaggagagaagaagagaCGTAAAGACTGTGAGCT ATGCGGCATGCCACGCAGGTAG